A window of Gammaproteobacteria bacterium genomic DNA:
GGCGGTTCCAGCCTGCACAACTCCATGAGCGGACACGGACCGGATGCGGCAACGTTTGAAAAGGCGTCGAGCATCGACACCACGACGCCACAGCACATCACCGACACCATGGCGTTCATGTTCGAAACCCGCCTGGCCTTTCATCCGACGAAGCAGGCAATGGAATCCGACGCGCTGCAAAAGAACTACTCGAGCTGCTGGGAAGGTATCCAGAAGCACTTCAAGCCGAACAAGTAATTCAATCGAAAGCAATCCATTCGATTCAGGGAGCATCAATGAAACTCGGAAGTCTCAAGCAAGGTCGCGATGGCGAGCTGATCGTTGTCAGCAAGGATCTGGTCAAGGGCGTCAGCGCCAAGGACATCGCGCCGACGATGCAGGCTGCGCTGGAAGACTGGGCGACGCTGTCGCCGCAGTTGCAGGACCTGTATGACGCGTTGAACGAGGGTGACTTGCCACAGGCCTTCGACCTGGACATGGCGAAGCTGGCCGCACCGCTGCCGCGTGCCTACGAGTTCAATGACGGCTCGGCCTACCTGCCGCACGTCGAACGCGTGCGCAAGGCGCGTGGCGCTGAGGTCCCGGAAACCTTCTACACCGATCCGCTGATGTACCAGGCCGTGTCTGCTGGCTTCTATGGCCCGCGCGATGCGGTGAAGGTGCCGAGCGAGGAATATGGCATCGATCTGGAAGCCGAGATCGTGGTTGTCACGGGTGATGTGCCGATGGCGGCGACGCCAGAGGAGGCCGGCAAGGAGATTCTTCTCATCGGTCTGGTGAACGACGTTTCGCTGCGCAACCTGATTCCGGGTGAACTGGCCAAGGGATTCGGCTTCCTGCAGTCGAAGCCGCGCTCGGCGCTGTCGCCGGTCTTCGTCACCCCGGACGAGCTTGGTGACAAGTGGCAGGACTACAAGCTGCATCGTCCGCTGCGTTCCTGGATCAATGACGAATGGTTCGGCGAGCCGGAGGCCGGCGTCGACATGCAGTTCAATTTTGCCCAGCTGGTTGCGCATGCGGCCAAGACGCGCCCGCTGAGCGCAGGTGCCATCATCGGTTCCGGCACCATTGCCAACGAAGACACCTCCAAGGGTGCTTCCTGCCTGGCAGAAATTCGCATGCTGGAAATCATTGCCAACGGCAAGCCCGAGACCGGCTTCCTGAAGTTCGGCGACCAGGTGAAGATCGACATGTGGGATGACGACGGCAAGTCGATTTTCGGCAGCATCGAGCAGTCCATCGAGAAGGCCTGACCCGTTAAAGCAGGAAGAGGATCATCTGAATGTCACTGGAACTTCATACCTACTGGCGCAGCTCTGCAGCCTATCGTGTTCGCATCGCACTGAACATCAAGCAGCTGGAGGCCGACCACAAATTCGTGCACCTGGTGAAGGATGGTGGCCAGCAGCACAAGCCGAGCTACCTGAAGCTGAATCCGCAGGGCAGGGTGCCGACGTTGGTGCACAACGGCATGCCGTTCACGCAGTCCATCGCAATCATCGAGTATCTCGACGAGCTGCATCCGAACCCTGCCTTGTTGCCCGAGGATATGAAAGACCGGGCCTGGGTGCGCTCGTTGTCGAGCATGATTGCCTGTGATGTTCATCCGTTGAACAACCTAGGCGTTCTCGATTACCTCAAGACCGAGTTCGGTGCCGACGAAGCCGCGGTCAAGCGCTGGTACCAGCACTGGATCGTCGAGGGTTTCTCGGCGCTGGAGAAGAGGCTGGCAGCGGACGCTCGTCCCGGCAGCTTCTGCTACGGCGATCACGTGACCATGGCTGACCTCTTCCTCGTTCCGCAGGTCTACAATGCCGAGCGATTCGATGTCGACATGAGCCAGTTCGAAATGATTTCGGCCATCGCGGCAAACTGCAGGACCCTGGATGCCTTCATCAAGGCAGCGCCCGAGCACCAGGCTGACGCCAGCTGATTGATACCCGCCCGTTCCGGCTGGCACGGGCGGGGTTTCCGACCTCCCAAGGAGTTTCATCGTGAGCACAAGCCTCATCGCTTCTTTCTTATTGCTGTCGGTGGCCCTGTTCGCCGCGTTCAAGCGCATCGGACGCTGGCCGTCTTTCATCGCATTCGGTGCGGTCCTGATGCTGCTGCGCTGGCTGGGCTGGTTGTCTGCCGGTGCCTTCATGGGCTGGGGCCTGCCATTTGCGTTCGCCCTGGTTCTTTTCAATGTAGGGCCATTGCGACGGGTCTTGCTGACCGGACCACTGTTCTCGTTCTACAAGAGTTCCATGCCGGAGATCTCACAGACGGAACAGGAAGCGCTGGAAGCCGGTACCACCTGGTGGGATGCCCAGCTTTTCACCGGCATGCCGAAGTGGGAAGAGCTCATGGCATTTCCGCAGGTCTCGATGTCGGACGAGGAACGCGAGTTCCTGGAAGGTCCGGTCGAGGAGTTCTGCGCGCTGCTGGACGATTATGAAATCGACAACCGCACCAAGGAACTTCCGGAAGCGGCCTGGGACCTGATCCGGGAGCACGACTTTTTCGGCATGGTCATTCCAAAGGAATACGGTGGCAAGGGCTTCTCACAATATGGCCATGCTGCGGCGATCATGAAAATTGCCACGCGTTCGATCAGTGCGGCGTTGACCGTGATGATTCCGAATTCCGTGGGCCCTGGCAAATTGCTGCTGAAGTACGGCACCGACGAGCAAAAGGATCATTACCTGCCGCGTCTCGCAAAGGCTGAAGAGATCCCCTGCTTTGCGCTGACTGCACCCGAGGCAGGTTCCGATGCCGGCGCGCTGCCGGACACGGGCGTGGTCTGCAAGGGCGAGCACGAGGGCAGGGAAGTGCTGGGCATCCGCCTGAACTTCGACAAACGCTATATAACCC
This region includes:
- a CDS encoding fumarylacetoacetate hydrolase family protein — its product is MKLGSLKQGRDGELIVVSKDLVKGVSAKDIAPTMQAALEDWATLSPQLQDLYDALNEGDLPQAFDLDMAKLAAPLPRAYEFNDGSAYLPHVERVRKARGAEVPETFYTDPLMYQAVSAGFYGPRDAVKVPSEEYGIDLEAEIVVVTGDVPMAATPEEAGKEILLIGLVNDVSLRNLIPGELAKGFGFLQSKPRSALSPVFVTPDELGDKWQDYKLHRPLRSWINDEWFGEPEAGVDMQFNFAQLVAHAAKTRPLSAGAIIGSGTIANEDTSKGASCLAEIRMLEIIANGKPETGFLKFGDQVKIDMWDDDGKSIFGSIEQSIEKA
- the maiA gene encoding maleylacetoacetate isomerase, with protein sequence MSLELHTYWRSSAAYRVRIALNIKQLEADHKFVHLVKDGGQQHKPSYLKLNPQGRVPTLVHNGMPFTQSIAIIEYLDELHPNPALLPEDMKDRAWVRSLSSMIACDVHPLNNLGVLDYLKTEFGADEAAVKRWYQHWIVEGFSALEKRLAADARPGSFCYGDHVTMADLFLVPQVYNAERFDVDMSQFEMISAIAANCRTLDAFIKAAPEHQADAS